A stretch of Chryseobacterium viscerum DNA encodes these proteins:
- a CDS encoding DUF3341 domain-containing protein — protein sequence MSTTKIVYGLYADDDDLMNGVKAFNDKGIAINEVYTPFPVHGLDKALGLKKTRISDAAFLYALYGVTIGATVTWYVMNHDWPQNIGGKPAFDWAHNMPAFVVPMFELMVFCAAHMMSLTFLVRNKMYPGAPAQNPDPRTTDDKFMMEFVTEDVESVKQLLIETGVEEITVKDA from the coding sequence ATGAGCACCACTAAAATTGTATACGGACTTTATGCCGACGACGACGATTTAATGAACGGCGTTAAGGCATTCAACGATAAAGGAATCGCTATAAACGAAGTATATACTCCGTTTCCGGTTCACGGGCTAGACAAGGCTTTAGGGTTAAAGAAAACCAGAATTTCTGATGCTGCATTCTTATATGCTCTTTACGGTGTTACTATCGGTGCTACTGTAACTTGGTATGTGATGAACCATGACTGGCCTCAGAATATCGGTGGTAAACCAGCTTTCGACTGGGCACACAACATGCCGGCATTCGTAGTTCCAATGTTTGAACTAATGGTATTCTGTGCTGCTCACATGATGTCTTTAACTTTCTTGGTTAGAAACAAAATGTATCCGGGAGCTCCTGCTCAGAACCCAGACCCGAGAACTACTGATGATAAATTCATGATGGAATTTGTAACTGAAGATGTAGAATCTGTAAAACAGTTGCTTATTGAAACTGGAGTTGAAGAAATAACTGTTAAAGACGCTTAA
- a CDS encoding SPOR domain-containing protein: protein MKNLIKIFSILSLFGFYSIEAQQVVKKDTLSGTELVMTMDSKINAALEGIEGKCAKVTPANSSKDSGSNDIGVSTGINTKPPRIFVPNRELTNAEICKKNPRILGFKIQITTVKSNEEANEVKSYFRKRFPNLKVETDASLRPNYKILAGSYFTKQSAASDLSRIREYFKSAVAVQYRIFCAEAK from the coding sequence ATGAAAAATTTGATTAAAATATTTTCAATATTATCACTATTTGGTTTTTATAGTATTGAAGCCCAGCAAGTTGTTAAAAAAGATACCCTTTCGGGTACGGAGCTTGTTATGACAATGGATTCCAAAATAAATGCAGCTTTGGAAGGAATTGAAGGAAAATGTGCTAAAGTTACTCCTGCAAATTCTTCTAAAGATTCCGGTTCTAACGATATTGGAGTTTCTACAGGGATAAATACAAAACCTCCGAGAATCTTTGTGCCGAACCGAGAACTTACGAATGCTGAAATTTGTAAGAAAAATCCTAGAATTTTAGGTTTTAAGATTCAGATTACAACGGTGAAAAGTAATGAGGAAGCCAATGAAGTAAAGTCTTATTTCAGAAAAAGATTCCCTAACCTTAAAGTGGAAACAGATGCCTCTTTAAGACCTAATTATAAGATTTTAGCAGGAAGTTATTTCACAAAACAAAGTGCAGCGAGTGATCTTTCGAGAATCAGAGAATATTTCAAATCTGCAGTAGCAGTACAGTACAGAATTTTCTGTGCAGAAGCAAAATAG
- a CDS encoding c-type cytochrome, whose translation MISWRKHYKKTLIAIGLLLSTSASFYGQDGDPKNGEKLFKANCTACHALDKQVVGPPLKGVVERVKTEGGVDKDWLHKWIKDNKALRASGDKYANEIFEKFNKTEMQVFPNLTDKDIDDILAFTTNPPAPEPPKADDKATATAGATAAPADKTTTNVVIISLLAIAGLLVWILVKLRQLVKLGQSEDLAGLNETRVRSFSEMYEKFHYIGKGLLAILAILAAYGVWNWLMWIGVYKGYKPEQPIYFSHKIHAGEQKIDCQLCHSSAKYGKVSEIPSMNVCMNCHRTISEYNADHYMEPGKDKAFYDGEIQKIYAATGWDPAKQQYTGKTQPVEWTRIHNMPDFVYFNHSQHVIAGEQAIINSFNKKNPNNKIDVVCKACHGKIDTMNVVQMANDFTMGWCIECHRTTEVDMNNGYNKEYFKNLHDKLKKQYPQDGGKITVDAIGGLECGKCHY comes from the coding sequence ATGATTAGTTGGAGAAAGCATTATAAAAAAACGTTGATCGCGATAGGCTTATTGCTATCAACCAGTGCTTCATTTTACGGGCAAGACGGCGATCCTAAAAACGGAGAGAAACTTTTCAAAGCGAATTGTACTGCATGTCACGCGCTGGACAAACAAGTTGTTGGACCACCATTAAAGGGGGTTGTAGAACGAGTAAAGACAGAAGGTGGTGTAGACAAAGATTGGCTTCACAAGTGGATCAAAGACAACAAAGCTCTGAGAGCTTCTGGGGATAAATACGCCAATGAGATTTTTGAAAAGTTTAACAAGACTGAAATGCAGGTCTTTCCAAATCTTACAGATAAGGATATTGACGACATTTTAGCTTTCACTACTAATCCTCCGGCTCCGGAGCCGCCAAAGGCAGATGATAAAGCAACTGCTACAGCGGGAGCAACTGCAGCACCTGCAGACAAAACTACTACAAACGTTGTTATCATTTCACTTTTAGCGATCGCAGGTTTATTGGTTTGGATCTTGGTAAAACTGAGACAATTGGTAAAACTGGGTCAATCTGAAGATTTAGCTGGACTTAACGAAACAAGAGTTCGTTCTTTCAGTGAAATGTATGAGAAGTTCCACTACATTGGTAAAGGTTTATTAGCAATCCTTGCTATCCTAGCGGCCTATGGAGTATGGAACTGGTTGATGTGGATTGGGGTTTACAAAGGGTACAAACCTGAGCAGCCTATCTACTTCTCTCACAAAATTCACGCTGGAGAGCAAAAAATTGACTGTCAGCTATGTCACTCTAGTGCTAAATACGGAAAAGTATCTGAAATTCCTTCTATGAACGTTTGTATGAACTGTCACAGAACAATTTCTGAATACAACGCAGATCACTACATGGAGCCAGGAAAAGATAAGGCATTCTATGATGGAGAAATCCAGAAGATCTACGCTGCAACAGGTTGGGATCCTGCAAAACAACAGTATACAGGAAAAACACAACCGGTTGAATGGACAAGAATCCACAATATGCCAGATTTCGTTTACTTCAACCACTCTCAGCACGTAATTGCTGGAGAACAAGCAATCATCAATTCTTTCAACAAAAAGAATCCTAACAACAAAATTGATGTTGTATGTAAAGCTTGTCATGGTAAAATTGATACAATGAATGTTGTTCAAATGGCTAACGACTTTACTATGGGATGGTGTATCGAGTGCCACAGAACGACTGAAGTTGATATGAACAACGGTTATAATAAAGAGTACTTCAAAAATCTACATGACAAGTTGAAAAAACAATATCCTCAAGATGGAGGTAAGATCACTGTAGATGCAATTGGAGGTCTTGAGTGTGGTAAATGTCATTATTAA
- a CDS encoding DUF6080 domain-containing protein, with protein MSFIKTKIINFFKLIFPSTYTELAVFLFFIICYGILGSYIALHYRIIFDSRIPWDAYFSFDNKSILMTGGSFERHPLSYYFFNWVREFSLLISGGKMDANFRLTLAWLSNIIISLNIVQVFKYLKNIICLPLWLSTLIVLFFGIFSTNIILSFTPENFTYTLFLLSLYNYYAAIKLRKEEKIPAIALSLAGITIGGLTITNFVKVFVPLLFEKNIFRDWKKFGNVVFRVAVAVICFVLLYLNRIDFKYQNIFSKTNQQYEKFSNVESMPTWDMILSFFFGGNILFPGFIISDKHNMKGFDFKGLYMDLYSSAFPYFFTAILLILIMWSYFKNFRNKWVQVIAISFFVDIVIHCVMRFGLHTSSIYGGHFVFVYPILLGWLFYAYRSSPKMMSILTLTVILLFVYLLANNLFRMTEFFWFMETYYQ; from the coding sequence GTGTCTTTTATCAAAACAAAAATCATCAATTTCTTTAAACTGATTTTTCCTTCCACTTATACCGAACTGGCAGTTTTTCTGTTTTTTATAATCTGTTATGGCATTTTAGGTTCATATATTGCCCTTCATTACAGGATTATATTTGACAGCAGAATTCCATGGGATGCTTATTTCAGTTTTGATAACAAATCTATCCTTATGACAGGGGGAAGTTTTGAAAGACATCCTCTATCCTATTATTTTTTCAACTGGGTAAGAGAATTTTCATTATTGATTTCAGGTGGAAAAATGGACGCTAACTTCAGACTTACACTGGCTTGGCTTAGCAATATTATCATCAGCTTAAACATTGTTCAGGTTTTTAAATATTTAAAGAATATTATATGCCTTCCTCTCTGGTTAAGTACTTTAATTGTCTTGTTTTTTGGAATTTTTTCAACCAATATCATATTATCCTTTACTCCGGAAAATTTCACCTACACGCTGTTTTTACTCTCATTATACAATTATTATGCAGCAATAAAACTCAGAAAGGAAGAAAAAATACCCGCTATTGCCCTTTCGCTCGCAGGAATTACTATTGGCGGACTTACTATTACCAATTTTGTAAAAGTTTTTGTTCCCCTTCTTTTTGAAAAAAATATTTTCAGAGATTGGAAAAAATTCGGAAATGTAGTGTTTAGAGTTGCAGTTGCAGTCATTTGTTTTGTACTGCTGTATTTGAACAGAATTGATTTTAAATATCAGAATATCTTTTCCAAAACCAACCAACAGTACGAAAAATTCTCTAATGTAGAATCAATGCCCACCTGGGACATGATTCTCTCCTTCTTTTTCGGGGGTAATATTCTTTTCCCTGGATTTATTATTTCGGATAAACATAATATGAAAGGATTTGACTTTAAAGGGCTTTATATGGACCTTTATTCATCTGCTTTTCCTTACTTTTTTACAGCTATATTACTGATCCTGATAATGTGGAGTTATTTTAAAAATTTCAGAAACAAATGGGTTCAGGTTATTGCCATTTCTTTTTTCGTTGACATTGTTATTCATTGTGTAATGAGGTTTGGACTTCATACTTCTTCTATCTACGGAGGACATTTTGTTTTCGTATACCCAATTCTTTTAGGATGGCTTTTTTACGCCTACAGGTCATCCCCTAAAATGATGTCAATCTTAACATTAACAGTGATCTTACTATTTGTATATCTACTGGCTAACAACCTGTTTCGAATGACTGAATTTTTCTGGTTTATGGAAACTTATTATCAATAA
- a CDS encoding protein adenylyltransferase SelO, whose product MNIERIRQPFIEHFPGDFSNNSMQRNTPKVLFATIKPAGFDKPELIAFNEVLSKEIGLGKFEDKDLDFLVGNNLPENVQTYATAYAGHQFGNWAGQLGDGRAILAGEITNEAGKKTEIQWKGAGATPYSRHADGRAVLRSSVREYLMSEAMHHLGVPTTRALSLAFTGEDVMRDIMYSGNPQLEKGAVVIRTAESFLRFGHFELMSAQREYNTLQELADFTIENYYPEITSSDNQKYKDFFENICTRTANLMVEWFRVGFVHGVMNTDNMSVLGLTIDYGPYSMMDEYDLNFTPNTTDLPGRRYAFGKQGQIAQWNLWQLANALHPLIKDEKFLEDTLNNFGTYFWEAHDQMLCKKFGFDQLQKEDEDFFTNWQGLMQELQLDYTLFFSQLEKITPDTDIKQHFKEVSYIMLNEQMLTKLNSFIKNYNARLELNSIPRETSLAMMEKANPKFILRNYLLYECIEEISNGKKEMLEKLTKALENPYQEVYSEFSVKRPSGYDDTAGCSTLSCSS is encoded by the coding sequence ATGAATATCGAACGTATCAGACAACCCTTTATAGAGCATTTTCCAGGTGATTTTTCAAATAACTCTATGCAGAGAAACACTCCAAAAGTTTTATTTGCCACCATCAAACCTGCCGGCTTTGATAAACCTGAACTGATTGCTTTTAATGAAGTTCTTTCCAAAGAAATAGGATTAGGAAAATTTGAAGATAAAGATCTGGACTTTCTGGTTGGAAATAACCTTCCGGAAAATGTTCAAACCTACGCTACCGCTTATGCAGGGCATCAGTTTGGAAACTGGGCAGGACAGCTCGGAGACGGGAGAGCAATACTTGCCGGTGAAATCACAAATGAAGCAGGAAAAAAAACAGAAATTCAATGGAAAGGTGCCGGAGCAACCCCATATTCCAGACATGCCGATGGAAGAGCCGTATTAAGATCTTCTGTACGGGAATATCTGATGAGCGAGGCAATGCATCATTTAGGAGTTCCTACAACAAGAGCACTCAGCCTGGCTTTTACGGGCGAAGATGTAATGCGTGATATTATGTACAGTGGAAATCCTCAACTTGAAAAAGGCGCAGTGGTTATCAGAACTGCTGAAAGTTTTTTACGGTTCGGACATTTTGAACTGATGTCTGCCCAAAGAGAATACAATACACTACAGGAACTGGCTGATTTTACTATTGAAAACTATTATCCGGAAATCACATCATCAGACAATCAGAAATACAAAGACTTTTTTGAAAATATCTGTACCCGTACCGCTAACTTAATGGTGGAATGGTTCAGAGTAGGATTTGTACATGGAGTTATGAATACAGACAACATGTCTGTTCTGGGATTAACTATTGATTATGGACCTTACTCCATGATGGATGAATATGATTTGAATTTCACCCCTAATACCACAGACCTTCCGGGAAGAAGATACGCCTTCGGAAAACAGGGACAGATTGCCCAATGGAACCTTTGGCAGCTCGCTAATGCACTTCACCCCCTAATTAAAGATGAAAAGTTTTTAGAAGATACCTTAAATAATTTTGGAACTTATTTCTGGGAGGCCCATGATCAAATGCTGTGTAAAAAATTCGGGTTTGATCAGCTTCAAAAAGAAGATGAAGATTTTTTCACCAACTGGCAGGGATTAATGCAGGAACTTCAGCTAGACTACACCCTGTTTTTCAGTCAACTGGAGAAAATAACTCCGGACACCGATATAAAACAACATTTTAAAGAGGTTTCCTATATCATGTTAAATGAACAAATGCTGACAAAGCTCAACAGCTTCATCAAGAATTATAATGCAAGATTAGAGTTAAATTCTATTCCAAGAGAGACTTCATTGGCCATGATGGAAAAAGCAAACCCAAAATTCATTCTTAGAAATTATCTTCTTTATGAATGCATTGAAGAAATCAGCAACGGCAAAAAAGAAATGTTAGAGAAGCTTACTAAAGCCCTTGAAAATCCATATCAGGAAGTATACTCTGAGTTCTCTGTTAAAAGACCATCCGGCTATGATGATACTGCAGGATGTTCTACACTTTCATGCAGTTCGTAA
- a CDS encoding TAT-variant-translocated molybdopterin oxidoreductase, with protein sequence MASNKIQFRSIHELKDPALNNKLAQKEFQEEIPVEDFLGDAEKNGSSTSRRDFLKLLGFSTAAVTLAACEAPVIKTIPYVVKPHDIIPGVPNYYASTYFDGFDFASVLVKTREGRPIKIEPNPAGGDLGKTNARAQASVLSLYDNDKVKQPKLDGKDETFDKVDSFVIKGLEEAKASGKKIVVLSHSFASPTFKKLFAEFKAKYPTAELVTYDAFPYSAGLDAAQEVFGQRALPVYDLKGSELVVSFQADFLGDYNASSLETSYAAARKPGASMLRHIQVESNMSLTGANADSRYRLKPSAVNKTLVEVYNAIVGGGTSDKTATEIANELKAKGSKAVVFADGSKGAQVLAHLINQKLGSVAFTGKANLLKEFNGTRYQEFLGWVNGGQVGVLVTNNVDPIYSHPKGEDFKKSLSKVPYVVAVADKKNEMYKAAKAVIPVANWLESWGDIEPQTGVYSLMQPTIQKIYKSRQIEESLLVWKNGKNNAANNYYDYLKASSASLLGGTSFNKALYNGINASTNAATLSYGGGNAAQAVAELGNFKASELELVLYTKTSMGDGTQSNNPWLQELPDPITRMSWDNYLTISPKDAEKFAIDNDLNARMQLDGSIVNLTVNGVKIENVPVFVQPGQAEGSVGLALGYGKKNSGATADTGVNAYPLFDGSNLVLSGVKIEKTGEDHEFAGIQLQNTLMGRYEIAKEVPLAEFINVAFDDEHKGWNKPLEYHTISGALPARKIDLWDAFDDTDGPHFNLSIDLNSCTGCGACIIACQAENNVPVVGKEEVRMSRDMYWLRIDRYYSSRQKVEVYEGLKEGMAVPELYGTAFGDGGALNHPADNPDVIFQPVMCQHCNHAPCETVCPVAATSHGKQGQNHMAYNRCIGTRYCANNCPYKVRRFNWFTYNLNDKFDFNMNNDLGRMVLNPDVVVRTRGVMEKCSMCIQMTQNTILEAKKEGRKVKDGEFQTACSKACSTGAMTFGDMNDKDSAIREQYASNRRYYLLEEIGTKPNVFYHTKVRNRVEK encoded by the coding sequence ATGGCTTCAAACAAAATACAATTCAGAAGTATTCATGAACTTAAAGATCCAGCTTTGAATAATAAGCTGGCTCAGAAAGAGTTTCAGGAAGAAATTCCGGTAGAAGATTTCCTTGGAGATGCTGAGAAAAACGGATCAAGTACTTCAAGAAGAGATTTCCTGAAATTATTAGGATTCTCTACAGCAGCAGTTACATTAGCTGCCTGCGAAGCTCCGGTAATCAAAACGATTCCTTATGTGGTAAAGCCGCATGATATTATTCCGGGAGTCCCTAATTATTACGCTTCAACATATTTTGACGGTTTCGACTTTGCTAGTGTTTTAGTAAAAACCCGTGAAGGTAGACCAATCAAAATTGAACCAAACCCAGCTGGTGGTGATTTAGGTAAAACTAACGCAAGAGCTCAGGCAAGTGTACTTTCTCTTTATGATAATGATAAAGTAAAGCAGCCTAAACTAGATGGTAAAGATGAAACTTTCGATAAAGTAGACAGTTTCGTGATTAAAGGTTTAGAAGAAGCTAAAGCGTCTGGCAAAAAGATTGTTGTTTTATCACACTCTTTTGCTTCACCAACTTTCAAAAAGTTATTCGCTGAATTTAAAGCTAAATATCCTACAGCTGAATTAGTAACTTATGATGCTTTCCCTTATTCTGCAGGATTAGATGCAGCTCAGGAAGTATTCGGACAAAGAGCATTGCCTGTTTATGACCTTAAAGGTTCTGAATTGGTAGTTTCATTCCAGGCTGATTTCTTAGGAGACTATAACGCTTCAAGCTTAGAAACTTCTTATGCAGCAGCTAGAAAACCGGGAGCAAGCATGTTGAGACACATCCAAGTGGAATCTAACATGTCATTAACTGGTGCTAACGCTGACTCAAGATACAGATTAAAGCCAAGTGCTGTAAACAAAACATTAGTTGAAGTTTACAATGCTATCGTAGGAGGTGGTACTTCTGATAAGACTGCAACTGAAATTGCTAACGAATTGAAAGCAAAAGGCAGCAAAGCTGTTGTTTTTGCTGACGGTTCTAAAGGAGCACAGGTTTTAGCACACTTAATCAACCAGAAATTAGGTTCAGTAGCTTTCACAGGTAAAGCAAACTTACTGAAAGAATTTAACGGTACAAGATACCAGGAATTCTTAGGATGGGTAAACGGTGGACAAGTTGGTGTATTGGTTACAAACAACGTAGACCCTATCTACTCTCATCCAAAAGGAGAAGATTTCAAAAAATCTTTATCAAAAGTTCCTTATGTAGTTGCTGTAGCAGATAAGAAAAATGAAATGTACAAAGCAGCGAAAGCTGTAATTCCTGTAGCTAACTGGCTAGAATCTTGGGGAGATATCGAACCACAGACAGGGGTATATTCATTGATGCAGCCTACTATCCAGAAAATCTACAAATCAAGACAGATTGAAGAATCTCTATTGGTTTGGAAGAATGGTAAAAACAATGCAGCAAACAACTACTACGATTATTTAAAAGCAAGCTCTGCTTCACTTTTAGGTGGTACTTCTTTCAACAAAGCATTGTACAACGGTATTAACGCTTCTACAAACGCTGCAACTTTATCTTATGGAGGCGGAAACGCTGCGCAAGCTGTTGCTGAACTAGGAAACTTCAAAGCTTCTGAATTAGAATTAGTATTATACACTAAGACTTCAATGGGAGACGGTACTCAGTCGAACAACCCTTGGTTGCAAGAATTACCTGACCCAATTACAAGAATGTCTTGGGATAACTACCTTACAATTTCTCCTAAAGATGCAGAGAAATTTGCAATTGACAACGATCTTAACGCGAGAATGCAGTTAGATGGTTCTATTGTAAACCTTACTGTAAACGGAGTAAAAATAGAAAACGTTCCTGTATTTGTACAGCCAGGACAAGCTGAAGGATCTGTAGGTCTTGCGCTTGGTTATGGTAAGAAAAACTCAGGAGCAACTGCAGATACTGGTGTAAATGCTTATCCTTTATTCGATGGTTCTAACCTTGTTCTTTCAGGTGTTAAAATCGAGAAAACAGGAGAAGATCACGAATTTGCAGGGATCCAGCTTCAAAACACATTAATGGGCCGTTATGAAATCGCGAAGGAAGTTCCTTTAGCTGAATTCATTAACGTTGCTTTTGATGATGAGCACAAAGGATGGAATAAGCCTTTGGAATACCACACGATCAGCGGAGCACTTCCAGCGAGAAAAATTGATCTTTGGGATGCTTTCGATGATACGGATGGACCTCACTTCAACTTATCTATCGACTTGAACTCTTGTACTGGTTGTGGAGCATGTATTATTGCTTGTCAGGCAGAGAACAACGTTCCTGTAGTAGGAAAAGAAGAGGTAAGAATGTCTAGAGATATGTACTGGTTAAGAATTGACCGTTACTATTCTTCAAGACAAAAAGTAGAAGTATACGAAGGATTGAAAGAAGGAATGGCTGTACCTGAATTGTATGGTACTGCATTCGGAGACGGAGGTGCATTAAACCACCCTGCAGACAACCCGGATGTAATCTTCCAACCTGTAATGTGTCAGCACTGTAACCACGCTCCATGTGAAACTGTATGTCCGGTAGCGGCTACTTCACACGGTAAGCAAGGTCAAAACCATATGGCTTACAACAGATGTATCGGTACAAGATATTGTGCAAACAACTGTCCGTACAAAGTAAGACGTTTCAACTGGTTTACTTATAACCTAAATGACAAGTTCGATTTCAACATGAACAACGATTTAGGAAGAATGGTACTTAACCCGGATGTAGTTGTAAGAACTAGAGGGGTAATGGAGAAATGTTCAATGTGTATCCAAATGACTCAGAATACTATTCTTGAGGCTAAGAAAGAGGGAAGAAAAGTGAAGGATGGAGAATTCCAGACTGCTTGTTCTAAAGCTTGTTCTACGGGAGCAATGACATTTGGAGATATGAATGATAAAGATTCTGCAATTAGAGAGCAATATGCTTCTAACAGAAGATATTATTTACTTGAGGAGATCGGAACAAAACCAAACGTGTTCTATCACACTAAAGTAAGAAACAGAGTAGAAAAATAA
- a CDS encoding T9SS type A sorting domain-containing protein, whose product MKKIVLSLALASCFYSNAQTLLSESFEGATFPPTGWTKSNTNASRAWDLTSSVFSGTSASSIELKTRFTIAGTNSATIDWISGANTANLVSPSFSLVGAASPTFSFKVKVGWGYMISLNKGNLLAQISTDGGSSWTTLWNEDSEPGFTDDGDGNIDTDFYNTVTVQKSLSTYIGQANVKVRFQYIANDADAVSIDDVQVIANGTLGTNEISKTKNNNLSVYPNPSKGEVNIKTDKKIKSTSVIDMSGKTLKTNDSGNTDIIMLPKGTYLLKIDFADGTSTTEKVIKQ is encoded by the coding sequence ATGAAAAAAATTGTACTTTCTTTAGCATTGGCATCATGCTTTTACAGCAACGCACAGACCTTACTTTCGGAAAGTTTCGAAGGGGCTACATTTCCTCCAACAGGATGGACCAAGTCTAATACAAACGCATCAAGAGCATGGGATTTAACCAGTTCTGTTTTTTCCGGAACTTCAGCATCATCTATTGAGCTAAAAACGAGGTTTACAATTGCCGGAACTAATTCCGCCACTATTGATTGGATTTCAGGAGCCAACACAGCAAATCTTGTGAGCCCTTCATTCAGCTTAGTAGGAGCTGCAAGTCCAACTTTCAGCTTCAAGGTAAAAGTTGGCTGGGGTTATATGATAAGCCTGAACAAGGGCAACCTTCTTGCACAGATCTCAACAGACGGAGGATCCAGCTGGACTACTCTTTGGAATGAAGACAGCGAACCTGGTTTTACTGATGATGGTGACGGTAATATAGATACTGATTTTTATAACACAGTTACCGTACAGAAAAGCCTTAGCACATATATAGGACAAGCAAACGTAAAAGTAAGATTCCAGTATATTGCAAATGATGCTGATGCAGTTTCAATTGATGATGTACAGGTTATTGCTAACGGAACTCTTGGCACCAATGAGATTTCAAAAACAAAGAATAACAATCTTTCCGTTTATCCTAATCCATCAAAAGGAGAGGTAAATATTAAGACTGATAAAAAAATCAAATCAACATCCGTTATTGATATGTCGGGTAAGACCCTTAAGACGAACGATTCCGGAAATACAGATATTATTATGCTTCCAAAAGGAACTTATCTGTTAAAAATAGACTTCGCAGACGGAACGTCTACCACAGAAAAAGTAATCAAACAATAA
- the nrfD gene encoding NrfD/PsrC family molybdoenzyme membrane anchor subunit gives MSGHYEAPIREPLIIGHKTYHDITEDIARPIEERAGKLWWISLYAALVLFLYGFGCIAYTIGTGIGAWGLNRTINWGWDITNFVWWVGIGHAGTLISAVLLLFRQRWRMSVNRSAEAMTIFAVVQAAIFPVIHMGRVWVGYWVFPLPNQFGSLWGNFNSPLLWDVFAISTYFSVSTVFWFMGLIPDFAMIRDRAKTPWTRKIYTFLAFGWGGKAKHWQRFEELSLVLAGLATPLVFSVHTTVSFDFATSVIKGWHSTIYPPYFVAGAIFSGFAMVQTLLLIARKVCHLEEYITMYHIEIMNIVIVLTGGMVTVAYATEYFIGWYSGSRFEDFTYLSPGAAVGPYWWAFWSLIICNLVIPASFWFKRARTNIIWTFIVALIINIGMWFERFDIIVINLSRDYLPGSWTMFKPTIIDVGVYLGTIGFFSVLFLLYARTFPVIAQAELKSILKISGETYKAKEGDEHH, from the coding sequence ATGTCAGGACATTACGAAGCTCCGATAAGGGAACCTCTAATTATTGGTCACAAAACTTATCACGATATTACAGAAGATATCGCACGACCTATCGAAGAAAGAGCAGGTAAATTATGGTGGATCTCACTATATGCTGCACTAGTTCTATTCCTCTATGGATTCGGCTGTATTGCGTACACTATCGGGACAGGTATTGGAGCATGGGGGCTTAACAGAACTATTAACTGGGGTTGGGATATCACCAACTTTGTATGGTGGGTAGGTATCGGTCACGCCGGAACCCTAATCTCAGCAGTATTATTATTATTTAGACAGAGATGGAGAATGTCTGTAAACAGATCTGCAGAGGCGATGACGATCTTTGCGGTTGTACAGGCAGCAATCTTCCCTGTAATCCACATGGGTAGAGTTTGGGTTGGATACTGGGTATTCCCTTTACCAAACCAATTCGGTTCTCTTTGGGGGAACTTCAACTCTCCTCTACTTTGGGACGTATTTGCGATCTCTACGTATTTCTCAGTATCAACTGTATTCTGGTTCATGGGACTAATCCCTGACTTTGCAATGATCAGAGATAGAGCGAAAACGCCTTGGACTAGAAAAATTTATACATTCCTTGCATTCGGTTGGGGTGGTAAAGCAAAACACTGGCAAAGATTCGAAGAACTTTCTTTGGTTCTTGCAGGTTTGGCAACTCCACTTGTATTCTCAGTACACACTACCGTATCTTTTGACTTCGCAACTTCAGTTATTAAAGGATGGCACTCAACAATCTACCCTCCTTACTTCGTAGCTGGTGCGATCTTCTCAGGATTTGCAATGGTACAGACACTATTGTTAATTGCAAGAAAAGTTTGTCACTTAGAAGAATATATTACAATGTATCATATCGAAATTATGAACATCGTAATCGTTCTTACAGGTGGTATGGTAACCGTAGCTTATGCTACTGAATATTTCATCGGATGGTACTCAGGATCTAGATTTGAAGATTTTACATATCTTTCTCCAGGTGCTGCTGTAGGACCTTACTGGTGGGCATTCTGGTCATTGATTATCTGTAACCTTGTAATTCCGGCTTCATTCTGGTTCAAAAGAGCAAGAACGAACATTATCTGGACATTCATTGTTGCATTAATCATCAACATCGGTATGTGGTTTGAGCGTTTTGATATCATCGTTATCAACCTTTCAAGAGACTACTTACCAGGATCATGGACAATGTTTAAGCCAACGATCATTGATGTAGGTGTATATTTGGGAACTATCGGATTCTTCTCTGTATTATTCTTATTATACGCAAGAACATTCCCTGTAATTGCACAGGCTGAATTAAAATCGATTTTGAAAATCTCAGGTGAAACTTATAAAGCAAAAGAAGGAGATGAGCACCACTAA